TTCAAAATCGGGCTTTCTATAAAAAGTTAATCGTTTAGATAGCAACAACTTTTTAAGCTTTCAGGTAAAAATTGAAGCAGTCCCGCTTGAACGTACAAGGTTTATCCTCGGATTAGACGGATAAACTTTTTACGTTCGTCGGCAGATTCTTTAATTGCCATGAGCTGCTTTTATTGTTTGTAGCTTTTTTATCGAGTGAATTTTATCGACAATTTGCCGAATGCTTTCGTAAACGCTACTGTAATACTTTTCAGTGACCGATGAATTACCTGGGGCATCTTTATCTGGCAGAAGATACGGCGCACTCGCTGGTGGGTAATCTTTTGGGCGATTTCGTCAAAGGCTCCATCCCTGACCAATTTCCCGATGAAATTCGCAAAGGCATTTTGTTGCATCGCCGGGTTGATAGCTTTACCGATTCGCACCCGGTCTTTCGTGAGAGTTTAAGAATGTTCAGTCCTGCGCGCCGTCGTTTCGCAGGCATTATGCTCGATATTTTTTATGACCATTATCTGGCAAAACATTGGGCGACCTATTCAAAGGTTGCGCTCGACCAATTTTCACAAAAGGTTTATCAGGTTTTACGCCATCACTATGCGATACTGCCGGAACGCTTGCAGCGAATGTTGCCTTATATCATCGAAGAAGACTGGCTCACCTCTTACCAGGAACTCGACACCATTGACCGCACCTTGCGCCGTTTGGCGAAACGTTTCAAACGACGCAATGATTTAATGAGCGGCATCGAAGAATTGCACGCCAACTACGAATTCTTTGAATCGGGTTTCCATGATTTTTTCCCTGCCGTCATTCACTTTGTTGAAAATCAGCGGAAAACCCTTAATATCACTGACGCAACAATTCATAACGGAGAAAAACTGACTGATGAAACTTTGGGGCGGTAGATTTACAGGCGAAGCCAATAAGGAATTTGCCCAATTTAACGCATCGTTCGCTTTTGACCGGCGCTTGATTGAAGCCGACATCGAAGGCAGTTTCGCGCAAGCCGAAGCCATTTTAAATGCCGGTATTTTAACCGAAACGGAAGCGCAGCAAATCAACGAAGGCTTGGAAAAAATTTTACAACGGGTTCGTGAAGATGACGGATTTTTGAACTCACGCGACGCTGAAGATGTTCATAGCTTCGTCGAAGCCGAACTGGTCGCGCTCATCGGCGAAGCCGGTTACAAACTGCACACCGGGCGCAGCCGCAACGATCAGGTGGCAACCGATTTGCGACTATTCCTGCGCGGCGAAATTGACCGGACGATTGACCTCCTTCGCGATACACAACACGCGCTCATAGAACTAGCAGAAAATAATCGTGAAGTGATCATGCCGGGTTATACACACCTGCAACGCGCCCAGCCGATTCTGTTCGCGCATTACCTGCTGGCTTATTTTGAAATGTTCAGCCGTGACAGAGAACGCCTGAAAGAAATTCGCGCGCGTGTCAATGTCCTGCCGCTTGGCGCGGGGGCGCTTGCCGGAACCGGGTTTCAAATCGACCGCGAAGCCGTTGCCAAACGCCTCGGTTTTGACAAGGTCTGCGAAAACAGTCTCGACGCTGTAAGCGACCGCGATTTCGTCATCGAATTTATCGGCGCGGCGGCATTGATTATGGTGCATCTCAGTCGCCTTGCCGAAGATTTCATTATCTATTCAACGTCGGAATTTTCATTCATCGAGCTATCGGATGCGGTGTCGACCGGTTCGTCGCTCATGCCACAAAAGAAAAACCCCGATTCACTGGAACTGATTCGCGGCAAAGCCGGTCGCGTATTCGGACATCACACGGCGCTGCTTGCGACCATGAAAGGGTTGCCGCTCGCTTACAACAAAGATATGCAGGAAGACAAAGAGGCGCTCTTTGATACGATTGACACGTTGCGTGGCGCGCTCAAGGTGATGACCACCGTGCTTGGCAATACGCGCATCAATGGCGAACGCACAAGGGCTGCGGCGTCTGTCGGATTTTTGAATGCCACGGATTTAGCCGATTATCTGGTGCGCCAGGGCTTGGAATTTCGTCGCGCCCATGAACTCGTGGGGCGCGTGGTTGCCTTTGCGATAGGCAAGGGCATTGACCTCGATGAGCTTTCGCTTGAGGAATACAAAACCTTTTCGCCGCTCTTTGAAGACGACTTATTTGCGGCGCTAAAACTCGAATCCTCGCTTGCCAACAAACCGGCGCGCGGCGGCACTTCGCCCGTAAGAGTCGATGAAGCGTTAGCGCGGGCTAAAAATAGTTTGTCGTTATAAGGATTATCGAGCCGACGGAACCAACGCAATTATCGGAATAAATCGAAGCAGAAAGGCTTTCGCCGCTTCGCGTGATTTTATTCCTTGCGTTGGTTCCGTCGGTTGGCTTTTACTGTGAAACCACAATCGGTTTGCCGGAAATAAGCGTCGGCGCATTGTACTTCTTCAAGGTCTCGTTCATCTTTGGCACTGTTTCATTGATGAATTTATTAATCTCTTCCATCTTTTTGGGAAATTCGGATGACAACTCGGCGATGTATTCGCGTTGCGCCGCGGTTGGCGCGAAATTGCCGCCACTGACGGTAAACATCATGCCGAAAAGATTGTCCGCAAGTTTCGGTGTGCCGCCAATGCCGCCACCTTCTGCCTGGGCGATGCTGTTTGCCAAATCCTCAACCTGCTTTTTGTAATCGGTGAGCGCCTTGGTTAAATCCGCAGGCGCATCCGGCAAACGGTCTTTGACGGTTTTTTCAATCTGTTCGAGTTGCGCTTTATAACTATCGAGGGCGCGCAAGCCTTCATTGAGCGGCGACACCATGTTCTGAACTTTCATTGCCAAATCGAATTGCGTTTGTAAATCTTCGACGGTGACTTTGACGGTCGGGTCTATGCGCACTGCGATTTTCTTTTCCTGGGTTTTGCTGCCAAGCGTCAATTTCACGGTGTAGGTTCCCGGCATTACTTGCGGCCCGCTGAGGCTGCCTAAAAATTGCAACTGCTCTTCAGGAATCGGACGGCGCAGTTTCGGACCTTCGTAACTCAAATCCCAGACGGCGCGGTTGACACCCGGATTTTTCGAGGCGTTTTTAATTTCGCGAACCAACTTTCCATTGGCGTCAAAGATTTCAACTTTCAAAGGATTTTTGTCATCGGGTTTGTCTTTCAAATAATAATAAATCAACGCGCCCGATGGCGGATTTGCGCCGGTGAATACCGCATCACCAATACCATAGCGCGTAAATCGTCTGGTGAAGCGAATGCCGGGACGCACATCAAATAACGTCGCATCGCTTGCCAGGACGTTGGCATTCATTTGTTGAAGTGGTGTCGCATCATCAAACACCCAGAAACTGCGCCCGTGTGTTGCCACAATCAAATCGTTATCGCGTGGATGTACCACGATGTCATGCACGGCGACGTTAGGAAAATTTTTGAGTCCCAAATTTATCCAATTGCCGCCGCCGGTGTACGAAGCAAACAGCCCGATTTCGGTTCCCGCATAAATTAAACCGGGATTTTTCGGGTCTTCGCAGAGCGCGTGAACATAGGCATTCGTCGGAAGTCCGGCGCTGATGTTTGTGAAGGATTTGCCGCCATCCGTGGTTTTGAAAACATAAGGACGATAATCATCGAATTTGTGACGGTCATACGCAACATAAGCCGTGTTGCTATTAACCCGCGACGGTTCAACGTGTGAGATGGATGAATCGACCGGAATGCCCGGCACATTTTTCGCCAGGTTCGTCCAGCTTTTGCCGCCATCGGTCGTCAGTTGCAAATTGCCGTCGTCGGTTCCAACCCAGATCATTCCCGCCTGTTTCGGTGATTCGGCAAGCGAGATGATGGTGCAAAAATATTCCGCCGAGGAATTTTCTTCGGCAATCGGGCCACCCGCAACTTTTTGTCGCTCTTTGTTGTTGGTGGTTAAATCATCGCT
This genomic window from Acidobacteriota bacterium contains:
- a CDS encoding ACP phosphodiesterase, producing the protein MNYLGHLYLAEDTAHSLVGNLLGDFVKGSIPDQFPDEIRKGILLHRRVDSFTDSHPVFRESLRMFSPARRRFAGIMLDIFYDHYLAKHWATYSKVALDQFSQKVYQVLRHHYAILPERLQRMLPYIIEEDWLTSYQELDTIDRTLRRLAKRFKRRNDLMSGIEELHANYEFFESGFHDFFPAVIHFVENQRKTLNITDATIHNGEKLTDETLGR
- the argH gene encoding argininosuccinate lyase, which translates into the protein MKLWGGRFTGEANKEFAQFNASFAFDRRLIEADIEGSFAQAEAILNAGILTETEAQQINEGLEKILQRVREDDGFLNSRDAEDVHSFVEAELVALIGEAGYKLHTGRSRNDQVATDLRLFLRGEIDRTIDLLRDTQHALIELAENNREVIMPGYTHLQRAQPILFAHYLLAYFEMFSRDRERLKEIRARVNVLPLGAGALAGTGFQIDREAVAKRLGFDKVCENSLDAVSDRDFVIEFIGAAALIMVHLSRLAEDFIIYSTSEFSFIELSDAVSTGSSLMPQKKNPDSLELIRGKAGRVFGHHTALLATMKGLPLAYNKDMQEDKEALFDTIDTLRGALKVMTTVLGNTRINGERTRAAASVGFLNATDLADYLVRQGLEFRRAHELVGRVVAFAIGKGIDLDELSLEEYKTFSPLFEDDLFAALKLESSLANKPARGGTSPVRVDEALARAKNSLSL